The nucleotide window aatccaagtggtggagctagatgatggtcatggtggtggtgatggCCTAAGTGAAGtgaagatcaagtgctccaacttggaaaagaagaaagagaaaaagaaaatggactcaaggcaaaggtatatttgataggaccATTTTGTTTTGCTACTCAAGACACCAAGTGGGTGTGAGTGGGtttagatagtcatactattaagaggggtgatctCGACGCAAATACGGTTGTCTAAGTGTCACTAGGTGAACTAACACCATTcatttgcattaggacctagtaaGTGCTAACATCCCTTAGAAAACATGTCTGTGAAATGCTAACTCACGTGCACAAGTGATGAAACTTGGTGGAGTTAACACATTTGCACAAgggatgaagttggagttgaaaaaGGAGTAGGAAAGAGGGTATGGGTGTCACCGGACTCTGCGACCGGACTCGCCAGGACAGTCCGTTCAGTGATCCAGGACGCGGGTAGCAGGGTGgccgcgaccagacgctggcttggCCAGGCTACCAGAATCACCCGTGCCACCGTTGCTCTACTGGCAACATGGTGGTGAGCGCGACCAGACCCTGGGCGAGTCCAGTCACTCTGACTGGACGTGTCCAATCGTTATTTTTCCGCTCTGGACCTCTCTGGATATCACCTCTGACTAGTGGTGAGTCTGGTCATTGGACCATCGGGTCCGGTCTTGACTCTTGAGTGACGAGTGTGAGAGAGTAGTTGTTGGCACCCAATGACTATTTCCTTTTGAACGGGACATGTGGCGCAGCGgccgcgaccggacgcatctggtcgtcTCTGCAGCGGGTCCGGTCATCACGCAGAGAAGGGGTTAAGTCCCCAATGGGTATGTGACTTTTGACACTCAGAAAGGCACTGGCATTCTACTTGCTGCAAAAGATGATTAGTCATTTCATATAATATGTGAGGGGTAAAGTTTTTGAAGGTTTTGAGAGAGCGAAGGTCCTGATGCCTgctgcaaataggtctttgtcgGGTAAAGCTTTTGAGAGTGACGGTCCCGATGCCTGATCatggacaggtctttgtcgggTTACTACGGTGCAATGCATTTATGCAATGCACGTATGTATGTGATGATGCAAGTAAGTGCATTTGCATGAAAATATTAAAAGGGGTAAACATATTATACACTCCGTAAAAATGATGGTTATGCTTGAACAAAAGATAAGCTCTATATATAAGACATAATACCATTCAAGAACCTGTATGGTTATAGATGTGACGGATAACATTGAAGATAAAAAGGATTAGTTTCCTGCGAATGTCAGCTTAGATAAAATTTGGTTAATGCATATTATAAAAAACCTAAAAAAATTGAACAATATAATCtgcaaaaaaagagaaaaacatgtTGGTGTTTGTGGGTTCGAAGGTTGAGTATCTATCTAAAGTCAATTTCTGATAGAAGTCGCTGACTAGAAGGCCGCTGACATATGAAGGGTGCTGAATGACGAAGGCTGCCAACTAACTAAAACTACTGAATAACGAAGGTTGTTGAGAGACGAAGGCTGCTGACAGACGAAAGCCTCTGAATGACGAAGATCAATGACTGACGAAAGATGCTGGCTGAGGACAGCCGATGACAGATGAAGGCCACTAACTGATAAATGCCGATGACTGACGAAGGCTATGTACTAATGATGCCCAGTGATCGATGAAGGCCACTGACTAGTGAAGGCAACTGACTGACGAATGCTGTTACTAGCGAAGGCTGATAACTGACGAAAGCTGCTGAGAACCAACGATAGATGAGGCCGCTGAcaaatgatgaaagccaataacTGACGAAGGCTGCTGACAGACGAAGGCTGTTGGCTGATGAAAAACATTGACCGATAGAGAATCACTGAGATATGTGATAAAGGTTGAATATTTCATGAGAACCGTTGATTGATGGAGAGTACTGACTGGCAAAGGCAAATGATTGTTCGGGACCACTTACCGACGAAGGCGAATAACTGATGAAGACCACTGATTGATGAAGGCGAAGCCACTGACTGGCGAAGGCCACTGACTGATAAAGGTCAATAATTGATGAATATCATTGATTGATGAAGGCGAAGCCCCTGACTGGCGAAGATCACTGACTGACGAAGACTGATAACTGACGTAGGCCGTTGACTGACGAAGGCTGATAACTGACTAAGGCCGTTGACTGACGAAGGTTGATAGCTGACGAAGGATAATAACTGACGAAGTTCGTTGATTGACGAAGGTTGCTGAGTGACGAAAACTGAATTTTATGGGGCTAGTATCTAATGTAAACTATGTATCTTAAGATTGTAAAAAACGTGCATACAACGAAGAAAATATACTCTATGAGAAGGTTAGCTTGCAAGGATAAGAAATACTTACAATGGTGGTGACATGCATGTCAGTAACAAAAAAGAGATTCAACAAAAATTAAAAAAGTGTTTTAAGTTAGCCGGGTTAGGGCCAAGTATGTATAGCCACTCAGGCCATACCTTTGATGTGGCAAAGGCCACGATAACTTTCTTGGTCACATTGGTGATAAGTTTTATGCGAAGGTTAATTTTCAAATTTTGCCTTGAGAGACGAAGGTTAAAGCATGATTGTGACAAAATAAATCATATGAACAAAAGGCGTTAGTGTTTATAAGCTGGTGAGAAATACTCACTTGAATTGATTTGGTTCATGCGAGGAGGTGCTTTCAACATCGATACGAGTTAGTAATTTATGTACATACATAATTCAGATAATTGTATTGGTGACCCAAAAGCGAAGGTTAGGATCATCAAAATATTAAGACAAAGTGCTTAATCTGAGTAGAGACTAATGTACTTCGATGTGTATATAACTCAAACATGCGTAAAGGTAGCAGGTGCAAGCTGGGTACTTATCTGATGTGATAGCGCAGAGTGTTAATTGGCTCGTAAAAACAGATCAACTGAAGATTTTGGTCCAAACCAGATACTAACCGGAGATGATAACCCAGTACAATTCCCGAATTCTGGCTGGAGATATATTATATCTTAAGAGTCACCGAAGGCGGCCAGAATATGATAAAGTCGAATATTTAGTACACACGGACGGCACATTGTCGATACATGGTGTCAGATTTTCGAGATGGCAAGACAAGGGCAAGGACAGATACACTGACGCAAttgttttttcttatttttcttgttCAACATCACCATCTATGTGATTTTGTAACAACAATGTACTATGCGCAGCAGGAGCAGCGCCGATGGCTCGGCATGCAGCAGCTATTAGCACCGAAGGCTTCACTGGCTGGAGCAGTGTTGCACCTTCGGATGTCGTTGTGGCTGGCTTCACATATTGAGCTATGTAATTAATGCGGACCTGCACATGACAAACTCGAAGCCTTGCAATGTCTCGTGGTTAGCATGCAAAGATGTTGCCTTCGGTGGAGGTCTTGGACTTGAAGGTTAGTTGTTTGGTAAATTTTGCGGATTTTTACTTTCACACGAAAACGgccaaagtttttttttgaacgAAGACTAATATAAAGTGAGCAATATACTTATCTTGAGCGGCAGCATTGATTGGAGTTTTGCGTCGTCATTCAAAGGCTCGAACCAATGAATCTTGCCGGCCAATGAACATATAGAGTCCACGATCCAAGTGTTCTGAACTCCAGCCTTCACGCGAGGACTCAGACAACAAAAGTCAGAGGTCCCGAGCGAAGGGGTAGCAGAATAGAGATTGCCCCAAGGTTTCGACGTAGGCCTGCTGGTGAAAACCCCGAAGGATGGTACTAGCCTTAGCCTGGACCTTCAGCGCTGCCGCCCTTCGCGCACGACTTCGACGTCGGATGTCGCGGCGACAGTCTACGTGCTTGCGTTCTAGCTGGAGGCCCTGCATTTGCTCAACCAAAAGACTTGCGTTCCTGCTGGTTAGGTAGCACATAGAAGAAATCTCACGTACATCTAGAGCTCGGACCTTCCTTGCTTcggattttttttacaaaagcAGCCGAAGGCTTTTGGAGCTTGGGTGATTTATATATTATGGTTTTTTTTTGCAACAAGGGCCCGAGACTTTATTCCTTTTGGTGATTTTTTTGAGACAAAAGCAGCCGAAGGCCTTAGGAACTGCGGTGGTTCATTTTTTTTAACAAGATGGCCGAAGGCACAGGGGCTTCGGttgctttttttattttattttttaatgaACAGCCGAAGGCTTTAAACCTTTTTGGCTATTTTTTTTAACAAGAATGGCCGAAGGCACGGTTGTTTTTGcagttttttctttagaaaaaaGGGCCAAAGTGTTTTTTCTTAATAAAAATGGCCGAAGGTTAGAAAAGAGTTTTAGGTAATTTTTCTTGAACAAGTAGGTGAAGTTGAAACTGAACGTACCGACTCCGCTAGCTACGAGGGTTTAGGGAGATCATACCTTTGCCTCGGAGGTTCTCATATAATCAAACCTTCACTCCCCGCAAAAAAATTATTCGTGCCgagcacggtgggcgccaatgttagGACAAGCGTCTCGAACAGGGTTGAGAGGTGAATGCTCCATGGTAAATGCTAGCTGGAGAAGGTCCCTTGGTGAAGGCCGGTGGGAGAAGGCCTCCCGGAGAAGACCGACGGGAGAAGGCTCTGGGAGAAGGCCTGTGGGAGAAGGTCTCCCAGAGAAGGCCGATGGGAGAAGGCCTACGGGAGAAGGCCTCCCGGCGAAGGCCGACGTGAAAAGGTCTCCCGGAGAAGGCTGACTGGAGAAGGTCTCCCGGAGGCCTACCGGCGAATGCCGAGAGGAGAAGGTCTCGCGACAAATGTCACGGACGAAGGCCTGATGGTTGCGCCGTGTGAAGGCTCCGCGGAGAAGGCTTCACACTAAAGGTCTTATGCGGAGGCTCAGCGGAGAAGCCCCCATAGCGGAGGCTCTACGGAGAAGGCTCCATGATGAAGGTCTGGTGCAAAGGATCCACGGAGAAGGCTCCCAGGAGAAGGCCATGCGACGAAGGCCTGACCGGCAGTGGCGTAGCCAGGATTTGTAGCTATGGTGGTCCATTGTCTAATTTTTTTAACTGCTATAAACTTAACATGTTGGTAGACGAAGTACATGAATTGCAAAACACAActaaagaaaaagaggacatacgGAGTTCATATTACATGCCCGTAATAGTTGAAGAACAATATGGTGCGCCTTTCAATAGCATGTGGATGATCTCCATCACTCAATTGTAAGAAGATATCACACTCAATAAAAGTCACTAGACAATCATCTAGGAGGCTATCACCCATCTTAATTATTTTTTGAAGAAGAGATGCAATATCACCGCTCCTCTTCATATTTCAGTAAGTCCGCAAGAGAATAAAATATTGTTTCAATTTACCATTCTAATAATCAATTGACAGAAAAAAATCCTATCCTACAATTAAAATTAAATAGTCCAATATTACCGTGCACTCCAATAATGTAATCTAATGACACAGAATAAAATAAGATTTTCTGCACGAGTTAGGGCGTTCTACGTTCAGCGTTCCTTCAGACTGAGAGATTGGGAGGAAAAAAACAAACCTGACTAAACGAGCAGGCTAATTGAAGACCGGAGACGTACCTGCATTCCCATTTGCTGTCGCTCACAGCCTCTGGTCGCTCGTCGTCCGGCGCCTGCCGCCGGCCCGCCACCGCCGCACGTCCTCACAACACAGCAAGGGATACGAAGGGGTGTAGACCGGCCGTATTCGTGAAGGGTCGCACGACGCGTATTGGGGAAAGGCCGTAGTCGCTCCGATGTATTCGATGTTTGGCTGCTCAGGATCCAAACTTCCTGTATCTATGGGCTTTGTATGGGCCGAGCACATGGTGGTTCGTGAACCACCCTGTAGCTCCGCCCCTGCTGGTCGGTGAAGGCCTGCCAACGAAGGCTCCAACATGCAAGAGGGGAGAGTGAGGCGACGACTAGGATTTGCGAAAAATGAGTGAGAGAGGAGAGATCCCCCTTCCCCTCATGTTCTTGGCATTATATAGGAAAGCGAAAATTTACAAGTGACCCCTCGGTGGAGGTAGGTTTTACATGCCACTCCAATAGGGCTAGTCGGGCCTCTTCTAGGGGACTTGCTCCATGTGAATATGGCATGTCCCAACAGTAACGTTGATTTTGCACGTAAGGACATATGCCCCATGCATGTGCATATGCCAGCGACAAGCCTGACAAGGGTGCCGATGTCCGCGATGGGATTCGGAGCGATGGTCGGGCCGATTGGGACACTCATCATCGACACATTCGGGAGTTCCTACTTCAGGCGCGTGTCCCGCGCCGAGGCTTCGGCGAACGAGGAGCAGCAGCGCGGGGCGGCGCCGCACGGCCACATGCATGCGCATGGCTCCTCGGTGGTAGGCGATGCGTCATCGAGTCGTCGTGCAGGTACTAGTAAAAATGCCATCCCTGCTAATTTGAAAGGTCAGCAGGAGAACTCCTacctattttttttttcattttcatatATAGAGAAAGAACAGGCATTTTTTAGAGTAAAGAGAGAGCTTTATTAGCTAGACACCAGCGTTAATACAATCAGCTTCCAGGGAGTCCCGAGCACACACAGGTGCTTGTTCCCACCATGCCTTAGAAAGTTTAGTGCGTCTAGCTAAACTAGCTACAGAATTTGCTACCTCATTACAAGCCCTCTTTACTTGCATTGGGACACTTTGAAGTCCCCTACGAGTCTCAACAAAGCTCTGGCCTCCTCCATCACTAGCTCTATCTCAGACCTGTCCGAGGCTTGGTCTTTGATCCTTCAGCGACGACCCAGGCGCAGTCTGTTTCTAAAATTACTCTTGAGAGACCCCAATGAACTGCCCATCGTAGCCCTTCAACACATGCTAGCGCTTCCGACTCTGGGGCACTACCACAATGCTCCAAGAAGCGCCAAACTGTGAAAATGACGCACCCATTACTGTCCCTTGCAACCGCTACTGCACTTCCTTCGCCGGCCTCTTCCGAGAAGGACCCGTCGACGTTGATCTTGGTCCAGCCCACCGGTGGAGGCTCCCACGCTCTGTTGGCTGTTGTGGCGCCTCCAATCTTCCCAATCCTCCTTGATGTCATGGGACTCTTTCCCTAGGGTCGTCAACGATTATCTCCCTGCAGCACATAAGTTTTTCACGATAGTCAAGCAAGAAACCTACAGATTCGTCCACCGACACAGACCCTGAGTTTGTGGGTGATATTGTTGTGAGGGGAAATAGTTTTCTAACCGTGTTATTTTTAGAAATAGTTTTTAAAaagggttaaaaataaaaaaaatcgctGGCAGGACGCTAGATGCACACCATTGGCCTACAAGGGCTATGTTGTCTACTTCATCAAATAATTTTATATAGCACTAATAAGTACGCATCATGAATGCTAAACTGGCCCACAGAGTAGGCCGTGGCCCAACTGGCATACCCCGTGGCTCCACCACTGCCTTTAGTAACACATATTGCTTGCCTCTTTATTTACAGACTAGCTTTAGCAGGAATTAAAATTAGAAATGCTATACAatacacatgtgttttagcaaaaaaaagcACATGGATTTTTTTATCTTTGCCACATCATCAATTTCCAAGAAAAACTATAGTGTTATTAGGAGTTAGGACTGATCTAATAATGGAATAAAACAGCGGACAGAGGTGCTTGTGTGGTGTTGCAGCCTCATCAGGCTCTCGGCACGTACGTAcctgtaaaagaaaaatatttctttGGAAACCTAAAATTTTGAGTGGACCATGTAGTCCGTCTACATGGAGGATAGCCCGACCACGTTGATCATTGAGGGGCTCCTTAACTCCGCGGCGGCAGAGAGATTCTACAAAATTGTACAAGTGTAGGCTGCCGAATCCGATGAGATGGCCGGTCACTGTATACTCCGATTAGATGGTACCAAAGGTCACTGCTGTTGCGTCTTTTCTTTCCTGTTCATCACTGGCGGGAAAGCGCTTGCGACCATGGACTCGCATGCACGCTCGCCGCTTGCCTGCGCCTACTACCGCAGCAGGGGCGTGTGCCCCCAACCCTAAAAAATAGTGAATTTTTTTTAATACTCTTATAAATATTATAATGTAAAGCATATTTTGCCCATTTTTACTCGTATTTTATCATAATATTATGATTTTTTTGTTATGAACACTAACTGTATATGTAAAAGCATAGAAAATTTGTTGAGATGtacacttatatatatatatatatttatcacacttattatgtgttattatgTTTGTCCGATCTCCTTAATCAAAGTAGCTGGTTCCGCCAGTATCTCCTATAGCCGCGCGCGCTGCTAGCGCAAGCCGTCCGACATGTACGCGACAACACCGCACTGGCCTCTGGCAGCAATCATGCCCCATCGTGGATCCTCACCCCGCCAGCGACGAAGCCAGGAATCGACGAAGCCAGGGctggcttcctcttcttcttcctccagcccctccttgccttcttcttcctcctcatggcggtagcccgggctaagcccgggctccatgtaaatcatggccgtagggggggctggagcacggGTAGCCCCCCCCCGCTGGCTTCGTCGCTGCTCCCCGCAATAGAGATCTTGAGTATCCTGTTTGTACCTTACACGCGTCCTTTAGATGACAGGAATGGCAGCGTGATACACGATGGGTAGTTGGACCCTATTGATCGGCCTGCTTCCATATTCAGATTGCACCCTACACGCACGAGTATAGATGGTCAAATGGGCAACTGGCACCGCACGCCCAGACCCGGCCAAGGCATGGCCCAAAGGGGATCGGGCGTGCCATGCCCGCCCATGGGCCACACCTACGGCCCGGGCATAGCCCTTTACGGCTCGCATCCTAGTAAAGTTGCTATAGTTCAAGACTGGCCTACTCCTACAACTACAAATGCTAAGTGAGGAGTTGCAACAGATCCTAGTAGAGTTGCCATAGTTTCCATCTCTAAGAAGCACCCGTGGATGCAATCTAGAAGAAGAGACTTCAAGGGTGAAAATAAAAATAAGTTAGGGGTGAACCTATAAAAGAAAGTGATGAAATGGCCTAACAGTGAGTGAAGAGTTATGGTACATGAGCTCAGTGGCGGACCTAGTGGGTGGTCAGGGTGGTCCACCGACCACCGTGTGGGCCACCAGTCCACTGCACCCGTCAACCATACATCATGCTCTACGAGATACAGATGGTAGCGTGCGCGGTCCATGACTATGGCTTCTTTGCTGCTTTCATCCGGAGGTGGATCGGTTGCGGGGCCCATGACTACGGCTCGGGCCACATTCGGCCCAAGCAGGCAAGCACGCGCTACCATGACTACGCGCTGGACCCAGGCCTCGTCTACGAGTACGAGACTACGACGCATCGTACCAGGAGTCCAGAGTCCAGACTGCTCTTCGTGACTTCGCGTGCGCCAGCGCCGGCTCCAGCTCGACCGCTCGGTGCCGTGCCCAGCGCGCCCGCTGCCGCCCTACGAGCACTCCAGCAGATCATCGTCCGTCGCTTTGCCTGGCCTGGCCATCGCCTGCAAGACTGATCGAGTGATCGCCAATCCTTCCTCAGTTCCTCAGGTGATACTCCCCGTCCATCCCCGTGCTTCCTCAGTTCTAGGTTTTTTCTTCCGATCGTTAGTTTTGCTAATTGGCAAGTGTTTTTTCCAGAACTCTTGAGTCTTGAATTATGAAAAGAAACGGAGACATTCGATCCCTTTTTTCAGAAAGCAGCAAAGAAGGCGGCTGCTATTGACCCACCTCCGGATGAAAATATTGTGGAAGAGCAGAATCAAAAAGAAGATAGAGTACAAGTTAAAGAAATTGCAGATCATTTGCCCTCGCCCCCGCTAGCATCACCGCCACCACCCGCATCAAAGCCGCCGGCGTATGACATCAATCGCCTACCATATGATCTAGGTGAAAGGCTGCCCATTGAAGATTATCCtgttaatgatcaagatgcaattCGTAGAGCATATATTACTAAAGGTGCTTGCAAACCTTATATCCATGATTTTCCATACCGAAACATTGGAGGCGTACCTCGTCGATTCAGTATACAATGGTTGTATAATTATGAGTGGCTTGAATATAGTGTCAAGAAGGATTCTGCATTTTgcttcatatgctacttgttcaaGAAGGGCAGTGGGTCAAAAACTTTTATTGTTGATGGATGGAATAATTGGAATATAGGAAACACAACACTTCTCAAACATTCTGGTTCTAGGGCACATAAAGCAGCTCAAGAGAAGTACATTGGTTTTATGAATCCCAAGGTAGCAATTGATTATAACATTGACAAGTGGAGTGAGGAGGAGCTTCGTCTTTACAAGAAAAGATTGACATATTCACTTAGatgtatcaagtttcttttgcatcaaggATTGGCATTCCAtggacatgatgaaagtgaagagtcTAGCAACAGAGGCAACTTCATTGAACTTTTAAAGTTTCTTGCAGGAAATAGTGAAGAAGTGAACAAGTATGTCTTGAACAATGCACCAGGTAATTGCACTTTGACTAGCCCAAAGATACAAAAGCAAATTATTCACTGTTGTGCcatagaaactagaaagaaaataattgaggaacttggtgatgagccctatgcaattttagctgatgagtctagtgatatatcacataaagaacaactagctctttgcttgcgttatgttgataaacttggaaggccatgtgagcactttattggagttgttcatgtagatgatactacctcTTTGTCACTTAAGAAAGcaattgaagttttccttgttagTAATGGATTGAGTATGTAGCAGATTAGAGGTCAAGGTTATGATGGGGCtagcaatatgaaaggagatattaaaggGCTCAAaactttaatcatgcaagaatcaccttccgcttattatattcattgctttgcacatcaactccaactagtTCTTGTTGCTGTTGCCAAAGGAAATACTGACTGCAAGACTTTTTTTTGATCAAGTATCTATCTTGTTGAACATTGTTGGGGTTTCTTGCAAGCGTCATGATATGCTTCGAAATGCTAGGCTTGAGAATGTCAAGAAAGCACTAGAGTGTGGTGAGCTTGAATCGGGGAGTGGATAAAATCAAGAGATGGGTTTGTCTAGGCCTAGTGACACTCGGTGGGGCTCTCATTACAAAACTATATGTAGCATCATCACTATATATTCCTCAATTCATGATGTgctcattgaacttggtgctgATAATGCATATAAGGAAGATTGGACAAAGATACATTTTATGCTTGGAGTATTTGAAacctttgagtttgttttctttgtgCACTTAATGTATGTTATTCTTGGATATACAAATGAGTTATTCGAGTGCTTGTAGAGAAGGGAtcaagatattcttaatgcaatctcacttgttaatgtggcaaagaGCAGAATGCAGGAGTTGAGGTCTAATGGTTGGGATAATTTTCTTCAGAaggtcacttctttttgtattaaacatggtgttgaagttcCTGCTATGGATGGTGCTTATGTGCCTTATGGAAAATCAGCACGGTATGCTCGTGCCcgaaaccaaacaaatgatgaCAATTTCCGAAGAGAAGTATACATTGGTGTCATGGATCAAATTAGTCAAGAGCTTGATAATCGGTTTGATGAGATCAATATGGAGCTACTCTCTTGTATGTCAGCCTTCAGTCCTTCCAACTCCTTTGCTTCTTTTGATGCACGGAAGGTACGCAGATTGGCTGAATTTTATCCTAAGGACTTCTCCAACAATGATTTGTTAAAACTGAAATTGCAACttgataattatattgatgacatgcgacaagatgctagcttccaaggtctagacaacattgttgatctctcagttaagcttaTTGAAACAAAGAGGCACAAAGTGTATGATATGGTGTACTTGCTTCTCAAATTGATATTGCTTTTACCAGTGGCAACTGCgagtgttgaaagggtattttctgcatTGGTTATAGTGAAAATAAAGTCAAGGAATAAGATAGGTGATACTGTTTtggatgattgtctagtcacATTTATTGAGGGGATATTTTCTACCAAGTTaatgaagatgatataatggagACATTCATGTCATTGAGAAAGCGGCGGATAAACAAATAATATTGTAAGTCTCCTATTGTTATATTTCAAAGTATTTGTATTTCATTTGAATAATTTATATTAAGATTTGACGTCGTTTTACCGAATTATAATATGGTTTTACCGAATTATAAATGGTTTACCGAATTGTATAAGAATTTTTTTTGCGGCGCATACCCTATGCAaaaatcctgggtccgccactgcaTGAGCTACTTTATTACAAACTCGACTACTGAAACTCAAATGAAAATCTTCGAAACTCCGGCTCAGATCCTCCATCTGTTGCAGTGTAGGGGCAATCGCCGACTTCTGCTTGGCCCGATTCATGCATATAGACTGACTAAAATCTGACAATCAGTCTCCAAGTGTAAGCGCGTTGTGTTGTTGGGCTTCGTCGCGCTGCTTCATATTGGGCCTCGGGCTAGTTTCGACGGAGAGCTGTTGGGCTTCGTCGCGGTGCTTCCTATTAGGCTATGGGCCATGTTTCTCCGTGGCCTTTCTGTGAGGAAGTTCTGCCACTATGCCTttttgcctttttcttttttcaaaaatACTCCATTAACGCCCTGACACTCTCCCTACTGTAAGTTGAAGGAAAAAAGTTACAGAAATGAATAAGAAAAATGTTGTTTAAATCCTGACAAACTCCTGTGGACACCATTATTTCTAAACACGACTAGTAGTATATTCATTCTTCAACGAAATTTACACGAAAAAGGTAGCACCGTTCCTTACATACAGAACCACAAAGAGAAACCACCATATATAACACTGATTTTGCGTTACGTCGCATATAGTACTCTTGGGCGGTACCAGTGCTCGATCAGGCGAGGATTTCTAAACTCTCAGCCTTAGTGCGATCAGAGACGCAGCGACCATGGCTATCCACGCCCTTCTTCCCAGCATCGCCGAGGATGCTGCCGCAGAAGTCCTGCATGCACCACCAAAACAGAATTTACTAGTCGCACGAATCATGGAACACCACAAGCGAGGGGGCATATGCTGATTTGCATGCAAGGGAAAAAGATTTGCAGTGGGTCAGGTGGTTTCACTTACTCAGATGCCAAGAACTTGCACGATCCG belongs to Miscanthus floridulus cultivar M001 chromosome 4, ASM1932011v1, whole genome shotgun sequence and includes:
- the LOC136548017 gene encoding uncharacterized protein, with the protein product MVACAVHDYGFFAAFIRRWIGCGAHDYGSGHIRPKQASTRYHDYALDPGLVYEYETTTHRTRSPESRLLFKAAKKAAAIDPPPDENIVEEQNQKEDRVQVKEIADHLPSPPLASPPPPASKPPAYDINRLPYDLGERLPIEDYPVNDQDAIRRAYITKGACKPYIHDFPYRNIGGVPRRFSIQWLYNYEWLEYSVKKDSAFCFICYLFKKGSGSKTFIVDGWNNWNIGNTTLLKHSGSRAHKAAQEKYIGFMNPKVAIDYNIDKWSEEELRLYKKRLTYSLRCIKFLLHQGLAFHGHDESEESSNRGNFIELLKFLAGNSEEVNKMQELRSNGWDNFLQKVTSFCIKHGVEVPAMDGAYVPYGKSARYARARNQTNDDNFRREVYIGVMDQISQELDNRFDEINMELLSCMSAFSPSNSFASFDARKVRRLAEFYPKDFSNNDLLKLKLQLDNYIDDMRQDASFQGLDNIVDLSVKLIETKRHKVYDMVYLLLKLILLLPVATASVERVFSALVIVKIKSRNKIGDTVLDDCLVTFIEGIFSTKLMKMI